From a single Ascaphus truei isolate aAscTru1 chromosome 2, aAscTru1.hap1, whole genome shotgun sequence genomic region:
- the LOC142488262 gene encoding uncharacterized protein LOC142488262 yields the protein MWDTIVIGVNACGNSVRDKYHCRKRFDDIRSKLKKKIQDQRVHATGTGGGPTPQRLILTPLEELLRPKLLTVVVEGLAGDRDIGIYPSQFPAVAPGGHVSPEMEQVSSPGSASSTQLEEHHGDEDDEYDEDDAAEETEIQSCDHEEVPIETVVPPNRPSTSTYDAIVASEGKIVDAENRRHSDMMTVLERMIGLQEETVSQLAHLHRVFIEVPKQLQKINTSFEALVVQQTQANYLRMTNVPQFNTSQAGSLYAGNFSPHSSDLQSPGPNVTGQVAHIGVQVPDDILPLPSVLHQQLTPTKEATKTKHKQLLLTSFWSKTKKDSHETDRPSLVQCLPTCSHVSVGTSSVGESLATSPVREQSVPTSPVGESLPKSPVGESLPKSPVGESLPKSPVGESLPKSPVAL from the exons atgtgggacacaatagtcattggtgtcaatgcctgtgggaatagtgtcagggacaagtatcattgtcggaaaagatttgatgatattaggtccaaattgaaaaagaaaatacaagaccaacgcgtgcatgctactggcactggaggtgggcccacaccacaacgtctcatattgactccattggaggagctgcttcggccaaaattacttaccgtcgtcgtggaaggcttggctggtgaccgtgacattggaatttatccgtcacaatttccagcag ttgcccctggaggacatgtgtcacctgagatggaacaagtgtcttcacctgggtcagccagctcaacacaactagaag aacatcatggtgatgaggatgatgagtatgatgaggatgacgccgcagaagagactgaaatacaatcatgtgaccatgaagaggtgccaatagaaactgttgtaccgccaaatcgtccatcaacttccacatacgatgcaattgtagcttcagagggaaaaatagtggacgcagaaaatcgtcgccattcagacatgatgacagtgctggaaaggatgattggactgcaggaagaaacagtatcacaattggcacatctccacagagtcttcattgaagtgcctaaacagttgcaaaaaatcaacacctcattcgaagcattagttgttcagcaaacccaagctaattacttgagaatgactaatgtaccccaattcaacacctcacaggctggATCATTATATGCTGGCAActtctcaccacattcatctgatcttcagtcaccaggtcccaatgttaccggtcaagtagcacacattggtgtgcaggttcctgacgacatcctaccgctgccatctgtactacatcagcagctgacacctacaaaggaggccacaaaaacaaaacacaagcagttactactgaccagtttttggtcaaaaacaaaaaaagactcacatgaaacagaccgaccatcacttgtgcagtgtctaccaacttgctcacatgtgtcagtgggcacaagctctgtcggtgagtcacttgccacaagccctgtccgtgaacagtcagtacccacaagccctgtaggtgagtcactgcccaaaagccctgtaggtgaatcgctgcccaaaagccctgtaggtgaatcgctgcccaaaagccctgtaggtgaatcactgcccaaaagccctgtag ccctgtag